A section of the Venturia canescens isolate UGA chromosome 11, ASM1945775v1, whole genome shotgun sequence genome encodes:
- the LOC122417715 gene encoding uncharacterized protein isoform X1: MRSLSFRSKNSGKRRIRFDFQHFFYHAARAIGCLDHFINCSCCRLKIRTCFFVNNKSGTKNITRFIRIIDEEILPTKKKMDLLSNNWRKTKKGVLAKLQYLLVSGQWSDCIFLVGIPPCQEFLKAHKVHLALSSPVFETMFFGSMSEGTEPIKVPDVEPATFKAMLKFIYTNELSLPHLDRARDLYCCANKYMMPDLAENCSIYMKSNLVPGKVCEIYNCANLFEDSELLEECLHFMCTVTKKILTDENWLQTPVSAISVLYEQANLAIDSENDLYKALLEWSKAECRRKALPHDQKSLRSVADEPLSRIRFLTLTPTEFADGPGKAEILDRNEILAVLMNLVSDKSTIPVPPGFSNEKNPRNRVRHKIPIKSCEELHCHRNSYPTSSNIFNNGEIRCYLSFRVDTNIKIHGITVPTQVSEMSRKPREQYVEDMVVVLLVPNETSSWPTKYSIDYKDTAIRDSTVDIRFNRAIVLKSHVDYRIVVKFNKRGRYPVGNIDRASKCDDVLFAFYHEEENYNKRDDLIRGIFFSKLFNT; the protein is encoded by the exons CTTTTTCTATCACGCCGCACGCGCGATCGGATGTTTAGATCATTTCATCAATTGTTCATGTTGTCGTTTGAAGATTCGAACGTGTTTCTTTGTCAACAATAAAAgtggaacaaaaaatattacgaG gtTCATCCGCATCatcgatgaagaaatattaccaacgaaaaagaaaatggattTGTTATCTAATAATTGGCGCAAAACAAAGAAAGGGGTGTTGGCAAAACTTCAATATTTGTTAGTTAGCGGTCAATGGAGTGACTGTATATTTCTAGTTGGGATACCGCCGTgccaagaatttttgaaagctCATAAAGTCCACTTGGCGTTGTCGAGTCCAGTATTCGAGACTATGTTTTTTGGGAGTATGTCTGAAGGCACAGAACCGATAAAAGTACCGGATGTAGAACCGGCGACTTTCAAAGCTatgttaaaatttatttataccAATGAATTATCGCTCCCTCATTTGGACCGGGCCAGAGACCTTTATTGCTGTGCAAATAAATATATGATGCCGGATCTTGCTGAGAACTGCAGTATCTATATGAAGTCCAATCTCGTGCCTGGAAAAGTATGCGAAATTTACAATTGTGCTAATCTTTTTGAAGATTCCGAACTCTTGGAGGAGTGTCTTCATTTCATGTGCacagtaacaaaaaaaatcttgactgACGAAAACTGGTTGCAGACTCCAGTGTCTGCTATTTCTGTACTCTACGAACAAGCCAACCTCGCAATTGATTCTGAAAATGATCTTTACAAAGCTCTACTTGAATGGTCCAAAGCGGAATGCCGCAGGAAAGCTCTTCCTCATGATCAAAAATCTTTGAGATCCGTCGCTGATGAACCTTTGAGCAGAATACGGTTTCTCACTTTGACCCCCACTGAATTCGCCGATGGGCCAGGAAAGGCTGAAATTCTTGACAGGAATGAAATTCTTGCTGTACTCATGAATCTCGTGTCCGACAAGAGTACGATACCTGTACCTCCAGgcttttctaatgaaaaaaatccccgAAATAGG gtcagacACAAAATTCCGATAAAAAGTTGCGAAGAGCTTCACTGTCATCGAAACTCTTATCCCACATCATCCAACATTTTTAATAATGGCGAGATTCGGTGTTATTTGTCCTTCCGAGTTGatacaaatataaaaattcatggTATTACAGTACCGACACAAGTATCTGAGATG TCCAGAAAACCAAGGGAACAATATGTGGAAGATATGGTTGTTGTTCTACTCGTTCCGAATGAGACATCTTCGTGGCCTACAAAATATTCTATCGACTACAAGGACACAGCGATTCGTGACAGCACTGTGGACATACGATTCAACCGTGCCATTGTTCTCAAAAGCCACGTG GATTATCGGATCGTTGTTAAATTCAATAAACGTGGAAGATATCCGGTGGGGAATATTGACAGAGCGAGCAAATGCGACGATGTGCTTTTTGCATTTTACCACGAAGAGGAAAACTACAATAAGCGAGATGATTTGATAcgtggcatttttttttcaaagttattcAACACGTAA
- the LOC122417715 gene encoding uncharacterized protein isoform X2 gives MRSLSFRSKNSGKRRIRFDFQHFFYHAARAIGCLDHFINCSCCRLKIRTCFFVNNKSGTKNITRFIRIIDEEILPTKKKMDLLSNNWRKTKKGVLAKLQYLLVSGQWSDCIFLVGIPPCQEFLKAHKVHLALSSPVFETMFFGSMSEGTEPIKVPDVEPATFKAMLKFIYTNELSLPHLDRARDLYCCANKYMMPDLAENCSIYMKSNLVPGKTPVSAISVLYEQANLAIDSENDLYKALLEWSKAECRRKALPHDQKSLRSVADEPLSRIRFLTLTPTEFADGPGKAEILDRNEILAVLMNLVSDKSTIPVPPGFSNEKNPRNRVRHKIPIKSCEELHCHRNSYPTSSNIFNNGEIRCYLSFRVDTNIKIHGITVPTQVSEMSRKPREQYVEDMVVVLLVPNETSSWPTKYSIDYKDTAIRDSTVDIRFNRAIVLKSHVDYRIVVKFNKRGRYPVGNIDRASKCDDVLFAFYHEEENYNKRDDLIRGIFFSKLFNT, from the exons CTTTTTCTATCACGCCGCACGCGCGATCGGATGTTTAGATCATTTCATCAATTGTTCATGTTGTCGTTTGAAGATTCGAACGTGTTTCTTTGTCAACAATAAAAgtggaacaaaaaatattacgaG gtTCATCCGCATCatcgatgaagaaatattaccaacgaaaaagaaaatggattTGTTATCTAATAATTGGCGCAAAACAAAGAAAGGGGTGTTGGCAAAACTTCAATATTTGTTAGTTAGCGGTCAATGGAGTGACTGTATATTTCTAGTTGGGATACCGCCGTgccaagaatttttgaaagctCATAAAGTCCACTTGGCGTTGTCGAGTCCAGTATTCGAGACTATGTTTTTTGGGAGTATGTCTGAAGGCACAGAACCGATAAAAGTACCGGATGTAGAACCGGCGACTTTCAAAGCTatgttaaaatttatttataccAATGAATTATCGCTCCCTCATTTGGACCGGGCCAGAGACCTTTATTGCTGTGCAAATAAATATATGATGCCGGATCTTGCTGAGAACTGCAGTATCTATATGAAGTCCAATCTCGTGCCTGGAAAA ACTCCAGTGTCTGCTATTTCTGTACTCTACGAACAAGCCAACCTCGCAATTGATTCTGAAAATGATCTTTACAAAGCTCTACTTGAATGGTCCAAAGCGGAATGCCGCAGGAAAGCTCTTCCTCATGATCAAAAATCTTTGAGATCCGTCGCTGATGAACCTTTGAGCAGAATACGGTTTCTCACTTTGACCCCCACTGAATTCGCCGATGGGCCAGGAAAGGCTGAAATTCTTGACAGGAATGAAATTCTTGCTGTACTCATGAATCTCGTGTCCGACAAGAGTACGATACCTGTACCTCCAGgcttttctaatgaaaaaaatccccgAAATAGG gtcagacACAAAATTCCGATAAAAAGTTGCGAAGAGCTTCACTGTCATCGAAACTCTTATCCCACATCATCCAACATTTTTAATAATGGCGAGATTCGGTGTTATTTGTCCTTCCGAGTTGatacaaatataaaaattcatggTATTACAGTACCGACACAAGTATCTGAGATG TCCAGAAAACCAAGGGAACAATATGTGGAAGATATGGTTGTTGTTCTACTCGTTCCGAATGAGACATCTTCGTGGCCTACAAAATATTCTATCGACTACAAGGACACAGCGATTCGTGACAGCACTGTGGACATACGATTCAACCGTGCCATTGTTCTCAAAAGCCACGTG GATTATCGGATCGTTGTTAAATTCAATAAACGTGGAAGATATCCGGTGGGGAATATTGACAGAGCGAGCAAATGCGACGATGTGCTTTTTGCATTTTACCACGAAGAGGAAAACTACAATAAGCGAGATGATTTGATAcgtggcatttttttttcaaagttattcAACACGTAA